Proteins co-encoded in one Dasypus novemcinctus isolate mDasNov1 chromosome 18, mDasNov1.1.hap2, whole genome shotgun sequence genomic window:
- the NECAB2 gene encoding N-terminal EF-hand calcium-binding protein 2 isoform X1, whose product MGIRDPGLWGSGWDRPNLSLSLCSHVDTKELCDYFVEHMGDYEDVLASLETLNHSVLKAMGYTKKVYEGGSSVDQFVTRFLLKETANQIQSLLSSVESAVEAIEEQTSQIRQNHGKPSHGAVEAWRGHPAAPCVLNHQPAAPEQGKGLPSDPKEEGLEAQVSRLAELIRRLESKTLWFDLQQRLSDEEGTNMHLQLVRQELAVCPEQLSEFLDSLRQYLRGTAGERSCFHVTAVRMADGLTFVVYEFWETEEEWKRHLQSPLCKAFRHTKVDTLSQPEALSRIAVPAAWCTVARD is encoded by the exons ATGGGGATACGGGACCCAGGACTGTGGGGCAGTGGATGGGACAGgccaaacctctctctctctctctgcagccACGTGGACACCAAGGAACTATGCG ATTACTTCGTGGAGCACATGGGGGACTACGAGGACGTCCTGGCCTCCCTGGAGACCCTGAATCATTCGGTCCTGAAGGCCATGGGCTACACCAAGAAG GTGTACGAGGGAGGGAGCAGCGTGGACCAGTTTGTGACCCGCTTCCTCCTGAAGGAGACGGCCAATCAGATCCAGTCGCTGCTGAGCTCCGTGGAGAGCGCGGTGGAGGCCATCGAGGAGCAGACCAGCCAGATCCG GCAGAACCACGGCAAACCCAGCCACGGCGCCGTGGAGGCCTGGCGCGGCCACCCCGCTGCTCCCTGCGTCCTCAACCACCAGCCGGCGGCCCCGGAGCAAGGAAAGGGCCTGCCTTCTG ACCCAAAGGAGGAGGGCCTGGAAGCCCAGGTCAGCCGTTTGGCCGAGCTGATCAGGAGGCTGGAGAGCAAG ACCCTCTGGTTCGACCTGCAGCAGCGCCTCTCGGATGAAGAGGGCACCAACATG CACCTGCAGCTGGTCCGGCAGGAGCTGGCCGTGTGTCCCGAGCAGCTGAGCGAGTTCCTGGACTCCCTGCGGCAGTACCTGCGGGGCACCGCCGGGGAGAGGAGCTGCTTCCA TGTCACCGCCGTGAGGATGGCCGACGGCCTCACCTTCGTCGtctatgagttctgggagacagaGGAGGAGTGGAAGAG GCACCTGCAGAGCCCCCTTTGCAAAGCTTTCCGGCACACCAAGGTGGACACACTGAGCCAGCCCGAGGCCCTCTCCCGGATTGCGGTTCCAG CCGCCTGGTGCACTGTGGCCCGAGACTGA
- the NECAB2 gene encoding N-terminal EF-hand calcium-binding protein 2 isoform X2 codes for MGIRDPGLWGSGWDRPNLSLSLCSHVDTKELCDYFVEHMGDYEDVLASLETLNHSVLKAMGYTKKVYEGGSSVDQFVTRFLLKETANQIQSLLSSVESAVEAIEEQTSQIRQNHGKPSHGAVEAWRGHPAAPCVLNHQPAAPEQGKGLPSDPKEEGLEAQVSRLAELIRRLESKTLWFDLQQRLSDEEGTNMHLQLVRQELAVCPEQLSEFLDSLRQYLRGTAGERSCFQHLQSPLCKAFRHTKVDTLSQPEALSRIAVPAAWCTVARD; via the exons ATGGGGATACGGGACCCAGGACTGTGGGGCAGTGGATGGGACAGgccaaacctctctctctctctctgcagccACGTGGACACCAAGGAACTATGCG ATTACTTCGTGGAGCACATGGGGGACTACGAGGACGTCCTGGCCTCCCTGGAGACCCTGAATCATTCGGTCCTGAAGGCCATGGGCTACACCAAGAAG GTGTACGAGGGAGGGAGCAGCGTGGACCAGTTTGTGACCCGCTTCCTCCTGAAGGAGACGGCCAATCAGATCCAGTCGCTGCTGAGCTCCGTGGAGAGCGCGGTGGAGGCCATCGAGGAGCAGACCAGCCAGATCCG GCAGAACCACGGCAAACCCAGCCACGGCGCCGTGGAGGCCTGGCGCGGCCACCCCGCTGCTCCCTGCGTCCTCAACCACCAGCCGGCGGCCCCGGAGCAAGGAAAGGGCCTGCCTTCTG ACCCAAAGGAGGAGGGCCTGGAAGCCCAGGTCAGCCGTTTGGCCGAGCTGATCAGGAGGCTGGAGAGCAAG ACCCTCTGGTTCGACCTGCAGCAGCGCCTCTCGGATGAAGAGGGCACCAACATG CACCTGCAGCTGGTCCGGCAGGAGCTGGCCGTGTGTCCCGAGCAGCTGAGCGAGTTCCTGGACTCCCTGCGGCAGTACCTGCGGGGCACCGCCGGGGAGAGGAGCTGCTTCCA GCACCTGCAGAGCCCCCTTTGCAAAGCTTTCCGGCACACCAAGGTGGACACACTGAGCCAGCCCGAGGCCCTCTCCCGGATTGCGGTTCCAG CCGCCTGGTGCACTGTGGCCCGAGACTGA
- the OSGIN1 gene encoding LOW QUALITY PROTEIN: oxidative stress-induced growth inhibitor 1 (The sequence of the model RefSeq protein was modified relative to this genomic sequence to represent the inferred CDS: deleted 3 bases in 3 codons) produces the protein MVQRAQPPPPGVPGLGLACKGVGCRPPSPPPTAAMSASRKDHLSAHGSEPLAVVIIGNGPSGICLSYLLSGYTPYVRPGAVHPHPLLQRKLAEAPGVSILDQVGLAARGQSCGEDTPALWKTPQLPWENKGKRTFSGNKAKHTTWASTQIGRGNCAGAQGPSFETHHCHICLSHRPLEQRFSARAPPCLPLWGRGPHQLHFAEEEPEALSGETSGQGPQLVRGGAERSAPGPSTAPCPGGSLTAHPSSFPTGVLRNSRATAGDIAHYYRDYVTKKGLSHHFMAGAVVTAVRWGAPGPSGPGAQEPGPLFQVSGFLATEEQSPQPFSLSARNVVLATGMSDSPARLDVPGEDLPFVHHGLAALEAATRAGAVTPASDPVLIVGAGLSAADAVLHARHYGVPVIHAFRRPVDDPGLVFNQLPKMLYPEYHKVHQMMREQSILSPGPYEGYRSLPQHRLLLLKEDRRAVFRDARGREVAFDVSLALVLIGSYPDLSFLPGGGADLAVDPEQPLSAKRNPVDVDPFTYQSPHREGLYALGPLAGDSFVRFVQGGALAVASSLQRKEIRKPP, from the exons ATGGTGCAGCGGGCACAGCCCCCGCCGCCGGGGGTCCCAGGACTTGGCTTGGCATGCAAGGGT GTGGGCTgccggccccccagccccccgcccacCGCAGCCATGAGTGCCTCGAGGAAGGACCACCTCAGCGCCCACGGCTCGGAGCCCCTGGCGGTGGTCATCATCG GCAATGGCCCCTCGGGCATCTGCTTGTCCTACCTGCTCTCGGGCTACACCCCTTACGTGAGGCCGGGCGCCGTCCAC CCGCACCCCCTGCTGCAGAGGAAACTCGCCGAGGCGCCAGGGGTCTCCATCCTGGACCAGGTGGGTCTGGCTGCGCGGGGGCAGAGCTGTGGGGAGGACACGCCCGCCCTCTGGAAAACACCCCAGCTGCCCTGGGAAAACAAAGGAAAGCGTACATTTAGTGGAAACAAGGCCAAACACACAACGTGGGCATCCACACAAATCGGCCGGGGAAATTGTGCAGGGGCTCAGGGACCCTCCTTTGAGACCCACCACTGCCACATCTGCCTGTCTCACCGCCccctagagcagaggttctcagcCAGGG CCCCACCCTGCCTGCCACTCTGGGGTCGGGGTCCACATCAGCTCCACTTTGCAGAAGAGGAACCCGAGGCTTTGAGCGGCGAAACCTCTGGCCAAGGCCCACAGCTGGTGCGTGGCGGCGCAGAGCGGTCAGCTCCGGGGCCCAGCACCGCCCCCTGCCCAGGAGGCTCGCTGACCGCCCACCCCTCGTCCTTCCCCACAGGGGTCCTGCGCAACAGCCGGGCCACAGCCGGGGACATTGCCCACTACTACAGAGACTACGTGACCAAGAAGGGCCTGAGCCACCACTTCATGGCCGGCGCCGTGGTCACGGCCGTGCGGTGGGGGGCGCCCGGGCCCAGCGGCCCCGGGGCCCAGGAGCCCGGCCCCCTCTTCCAGGTGAGCGGCTTCCTGGCCACCGAGGAGCAGAGCCCACAGCCCTTCTCCCTGAGCGCCCGCAACGTGGTCCTGGCCACAGGCATGTCCGACAGCCCCGCCCGGCTGGACGTGCCCGGGGAAGACCTGCCCTTCGTCCACCATGGCCTGGCGGCCCTGGAGGCGGCCACGCGGGCGGGCGCCGTGACCCCGGCCTCGGACCCCGTCCTCATCGTGGGCGCGGGGCTGTCGGCGGCCGACGCGGTGCTCCACGCCCGCCACTACGGCGTCCCGGTGATCCACGCCTTC CGCCGGCCCGTGGACGACCCGGGCCTGGTGTTCAACCAGCTGCCCAAGATGCTGTACCCCGAGTACCACAAGGTGCACCAGATGATGCGGGAGCAGTCCATCCTGTCACCCGGCCCCTACGAGGGCTACCGCAGCCTCCCGCAGCACCGGCTGCTGCTCCTCAAGGAGGAC CGCCGGGCCGTCTTCCGCGACGCCCGGGGCCGCGAGGTGGCCTTCGACGTCTCCCTGGCACTCGTGCTCATCGGCTCGTACCCCGACCTGTCCTTCCTGCCCGGGGGCGGCGCCGACCTCGCCGTGGACCCCGAGCAGCCGCTGAGCGCCAAGAGGAACCCGGTGGACGTGGACCCCTTCACCTACCAGAGCCCCCACCGCGAGGGCCTGTACGCCCTGGGGCCGCTGGCCGGGGACAGCTTCGTGCGCTTCGTGCAGGGCGGGGCCCTGGCTGTGGCCAGCTCCCTGCAGAGGAAGGAGATCAGGAAGCCACCCTAG
- the NECAB2 gene encoding N-terminal EF-hand calcium-binding protein 2 isoform X3 encodes MGDYEDVLASLETLNHSVLKAMGYTKKVYEGGSSVDQFVTRFLLKETANQIQSLLSSVESAVEAIEEQTSQIRQNHGKPSHGAVEAWRGHPAAPCVLNHQPAAPEQGKGLPSDPKEEGLEAQVSRLAELIRRLESKTLWFDLQQRLSDEEGTNMHLQLVRQELAVCPEQLSEFLDSLRQYLRGTAGERSCFHVTAVRMADGLTFVVYEFWETEEEWKRHLQSPLCKAFRHTKVDTLSQPEALSRIAVPAAWCTVARD; translated from the exons ATGGGGGACTACGAGGACGTCCTGGCCTCCCTGGAGACCCTGAATCATTCGGTCCTGAAGGCCATGGGCTACACCAAGAAG GTGTACGAGGGAGGGAGCAGCGTGGACCAGTTTGTGACCCGCTTCCTCCTGAAGGAGACGGCCAATCAGATCCAGTCGCTGCTGAGCTCCGTGGAGAGCGCGGTGGAGGCCATCGAGGAGCAGACCAGCCAGATCCG GCAGAACCACGGCAAACCCAGCCACGGCGCCGTGGAGGCCTGGCGCGGCCACCCCGCTGCTCCCTGCGTCCTCAACCACCAGCCGGCGGCCCCGGAGCAAGGAAAGGGCCTGCCTTCTG ACCCAAAGGAGGAGGGCCTGGAAGCCCAGGTCAGCCGTTTGGCCGAGCTGATCAGGAGGCTGGAGAGCAAG ACCCTCTGGTTCGACCTGCAGCAGCGCCTCTCGGATGAAGAGGGCACCAACATG CACCTGCAGCTGGTCCGGCAGGAGCTGGCCGTGTGTCCCGAGCAGCTGAGCGAGTTCCTGGACTCCCTGCGGCAGTACCTGCGGGGCACCGCCGGGGAGAGGAGCTGCTTCCA TGTCACCGCCGTGAGGATGGCCGACGGCCTCACCTTCGTCGtctatgagttctgggagacagaGGAGGAGTGGAAGAG GCACCTGCAGAGCCCCCTTTGCAAAGCTTTCCGGCACACCAAGGTGGACACACTGAGCCAGCCCGAGGCCCTCTCCCGGATTGCGGTTCCAG CCGCCTGGTGCACTGTGGCCCGAGACTGA